A genomic region of Fodinisporobacter ferrooxydans contains the following coding sequences:
- a CDS encoding DUF5325 family protein, whose protein sequence is MNRIQKFLFFLLSLTVMATLATGAIFIGQAKFSMSIIAFAIAIVLIGFGFMMRKRIMRME, encoded by the coding sequence ATGAATCGTATACAAAAGTTTTTGTTTTTTTTGCTTTCGCTGACAGTCATGGCAACACTTGCGACAGGTGCCATTTTTATTGGACAAGCGAAATTTAGCATGAGTATCATTGCTTTTGCCATTGCAATTGTGTTGATCGGATTCGGGTTTATGATGCGGAAACGTATTATGCGTATGGAGTGA
- a CDS encoding alpha/beta-type small acid-soluble spore protein: protein MANNNSSNNLVVSNASHALEQMKYEIASEFGVQLGADTTSRQNGSVGGEITKRLVAFAEQSLSGKQF from the coding sequence ATGGCAAACAACAACAGCAGCAACAACTTGGTGGTATCTAACGCGAGTCATGCCCTCGAACAAATGAAGTATGAAATTGCGTCAGAGTTTGGTGTTCAACTGGGCGCAGACACTACCTCTCGTCAAAACGGCTCCGTAGGAGGCGAGATTACAAAACGTTTGGTAGCATTTGCCGAACAATCTCTCTCCGGAAAACAATTCTAA
- a CDS encoding molybdopterin-dependent oxidoreductase, which yields MKKKWFPHGKWPQFYVMLHYYTIVSFIGLLITGLALYLPFLHVALIRYLSILYDIHILLGILFFLSLFSPLILRLPRTKHIRIIDWFMPIAFGMAIVLAGMPLWQITWFSADWRETAFSWHGNLAYFLGFWFIVHGVFKAFGFKYPETQATKKMDPERRRFIKWGVTGLVGGVLAMTPFSQLFLQQGNRLGGTPGVNTSVATGVHDFPEYFTVTNSYPKVRIDKYQLQVDGLVAAPASLSFEQLAALPVTTETKDFQCVTGWAVPNVRWEGIHLKELVQLVKPAPDAAFVTFYSADGVYTESLTLQEALEADVLLAFKMDGQSLRVEQGYPLRLVVPRMYGYKSIKWVNRVEFARTRVQGYWEQRGYPAEAAF from the coding sequence ATGAAGAAAAAATGGTTCCCGCATGGAAAATGGCCGCAATTTTATGTGATGCTGCATTATTACACGATTGTATCCTTTATCGGTCTCCTCATTACGGGACTTGCACTCTATCTTCCATTTTTACATGTGGCGCTGATCCGGTACCTGTCCATCTTATATGATATACATATATTGCTTGGCATTCTGTTCTTTCTTTCGTTATTCTCCCCGCTTATCCTGAGACTTCCCCGGACAAAACACATACGGATCATCGATTGGTTTATGCCGATCGCGTTTGGCATGGCAATTGTTCTCGCAGGAATGCCATTGTGGCAGATCACGTGGTTCTCCGCAGATTGGAGAGAAACGGCATTCAGTTGGCACGGCAACTTGGCCTATTTCCTTGGTTTCTGGTTCATCGTGCATGGTGTTTTCAAAGCATTCGGGTTCAAATACCCGGAAACGCAAGCGACAAAAAAGATGGATCCGGAACGGAGACGATTTATAAAATGGGGCGTCACAGGGCTTGTCGGCGGCGTTTTGGCGATGACTCCATTCTCTCAGTTGTTCCTGCAGCAAGGGAATCGTTTGGGCGGGACACCAGGTGTGAACACGTCCGTTGCCACAGGTGTGCACGACTTCCCGGAATATTTTACCGTGACCAATTCATACCCGAAAGTACGGATCGACAAGTACCAGTTGCAAGTCGATGGATTGGTGGCAGCGCCTGCATCATTATCGTTTGAACAACTGGCAGCATTACCGGTAACAACAGAGACAAAGGATTTCCAATGCGTCACCGGATGGGCTGTACCAAATGTTCGCTGGGAAGGCATCCATTTGAAAGAACTTGTGCAACTGGTCAAACCGGCCCCAGACGCTGCGTTCGTGACCTTCTACTCTGCGGACGGCGTATATACGGAAAGCCTTACGCTGCAAGAAGCGCTTGAAGCGGACGTATTGCTCGCTTTTAAAATGGACGGACAATCCCTTCGAGTCGAACAAGGATATCCGCTTCGATTGGTTGTGCCGCGCATGTATGGGTATAAGTCGATTAAATGGGTAAACCGTGTGGAATTTGCCCGAACTCGCGTGCAAGGCTACTGGGAACAACGGGGATATCCAGCCGAAGCTGCGTTTTGA
- a CDS encoding alpha/beta fold hydrolase, with the protein MPVTMINGIETYYEVHGKGIPIIFIHPPLLNSMNFTYQTGMLSNQFQTITFDIRGHGKSQPSQVELTYPLLVEDIKQLMDVLEIEKAFFCGYSTGGSIVLEFLLNHPERSCGGILIGGMSEVHDLRLKSVIFLGSMLAKVGAIRFLSLSVAWSNSVAWSNPDSFGLFWNLFNMARRGNNKNIEQYYRFSLNYNCTSRLSTIHLPVLLIYGAKDKQFHSYGRLLHDHLPNSELTFIQGVNHQIPTKAASQLNSLITEFINTHKKFDVETGHI; encoded by the coding sequence ATGCCAGTTACAATGATAAATGGAATTGAGACATATTATGAAGTACATGGAAAAGGAATCCCGATTATTTTTATACACCCGCCCTTGCTCAATAGCATGAATTTCACATACCAGACCGGGATGCTGTCAAACCAATTCCAAACGATCACATTCGATATCAGAGGGCACGGCAAGAGCCAACCTTCCCAAGTGGAGTTGACATATCCTTTATTGGTTGAAGATATCAAGCAATTAATGGATGTTCTTGAAATAGAAAAAGCGTTCTTCTGCGGCTATTCAACCGGAGGCTCCATTGTGCTTGAATTTTTGTTGAATCATCCCGAACGGTCATGTGGCGGGATTCTGATTGGCGGAATGTCAGAAGTCCACGATTTACGCTTGAAAAGCGTGATATTTTTGGGAAGCATGCTGGCTAAAGTGGGAGCCATTCGTTTCCTTTCTTTATCAGTAGCTTGGAGCAATTCGGTAGCTTGGAGCAACCCGGATTCATTCGGATTGTTTTGGAATCTATTTAACATGGCCAGACGGGGAAACAACAAAAATATAGAACAATATTATCGATTCAGTCTGAATTATAATTGTACATCACGGCTTTCAACGATTCACCTTCCCGTTTTGCTGATTTACGGAGCGAAAGACAAACAATTTCATTCCTACGGCCGCCTTCTGCATGATCATTTGCCAAATAGTGAACTGACATTTATACAGGGTGTAAACCATCAAATTCCTACTAAGGCTGCGAGTCAATTGAATAGCCTGATTACAGAATTTATCAATACGCATAAAAAATTTGATGTTGAAACTGGACACATTTGA
- a CDS encoding sodium:proton antiporter, producing MTTVSLLLLVFVLGLRHGLDADHLAFIDGQTRYNWRMGSPIARWVGTLFSFGHGFVVASVAVTLGMFIKNFQFPDSFNTFATWLSIVSLFLIGTLNIYHLLRTKATKQDFELRGIKGKLISRFVRGTTNPFAIILVGGLFAMAADTVSQTSVWAFAAGNSGNSMPIILGLVFMFGIMLTDTIDSMVAYRMISQSSKLGQSASRVMGWVIVFLAYGVSFYEAFIFFNPQAELDFEIVGVVIFICLVICYIGVNLQAKSQIVMINDQE from the coding sequence ATGACAACTGTATCATTACTCTTGCTGGTTTTTGTATTAGGTCTTCGTCATGGATTGGATGCGGATCATTTGGCATTTATCGATGGGCAGACACGTTACAACTGGCGAATGGGAAGTCCGATTGCCCGCTGGGTCGGCACGCTATTTTCATTTGGTCATGGATTTGTCGTGGCAAGTGTCGCAGTGACTCTCGGAATGTTTATCAAAAACTTTCAATTTCCTGATTCATTTAATACGTTTGCGACGTGGTTATCGATTGTTTCATTATTTTTGATCGGAACATTGAATATCTATCATCTTCTTCGTACAAAGGCGACAAAGCAAGACTTTGAACTGCGAGGGATCAAAGGAAAGTTGATATCAAGATTCGTACGGGGAACCACGAATCCTTTCGCGATTATTTTGGTTGGAGGCTTATTCGCGATGGCGGCAGATACGGTAAGCCAGACGTCAGTATGGGCGTTTGCCGCCGGAAATTCAGGCAATTCTATGCCAATCATTTTAGGGTTGGTTTTCATGTTCGGCATCATGCTGACGGATACGATTGATTCCATGGTTGCCTATCGGATGATCAGTCAGTCAAGCAAATTGGGCCAATCGGCTTCAAGAGTGATGGGCTGGGTCATTGTATTCCTTGCGTATGGCGTTTCCTTTTATGAAGCGTTCATTTTCTTCAATCCCCAGGCGGAACTTGATTTTGAGATTGTAGGAGTCGTTATCTTTATTTGCTTGGTAATCTGTTACATAGGAGTGAATTTGCAAGCGAAGTCACAGATCGTAATGATAAACGATCAGGAATGA
- a CDS encoding LysR family transcriptional regulator, with the protein MDFYQLNTFYHVAQRLNFTRAAEDLNMSQSAVSRQIEALEKNLGLPLFNRIGRSVSLTEAGYVLYKQCEQILRLVEGTQAAIETLKNLESGSLRVGCSSTVGNYILPSVVLKFIRKYPGIQIHVNIDCTKHMLERAEAGDVDIAIIAGPIESNVLYVEPFLKDEIVLAMGKNHPLVGEDDILFDSLSQYPILVRSEGSHSRKTILQHFARIGWDTISTVEFDTTEAIKQAIIAGPAIGFLSKFSIHHEVQCGLMSMYDHEPYAIHRNFYIVSHKGKHPSPAMLAFKTFLRKHGIFYV; encoded by the coding sequence ATGGATTTTTATCAACTCAATACATTTTACCATGTTGCCCAGCGTCTGAATTTTACACGTGCCGCAGAGGATTTGAATATGAGCCAGTCTGCCGTATCCCGACAAATCGAAGCGCTGGAAAAAAACCTTGGCCTGCCGCTGTTTAACCGAATTGGGCGGAGCGTTTCATTGACCGAGGCAGGATATGTGCTGTACAAGCAGTGCGAGCAGATTTTAAGACTTGTCGAAGGCACCCAGGCAGCCATTGAAACATTGAAAAATCTTGAATCCGGTTCGTTGCGCGTCGGTTGCAGTTCGACTGTCGGGAATTATATATTGCCGAGCGTAGTCTTGAAATTTATCCGCAAGTATCCGGGGATTCAAATCCACGTCAACATCGATTGCACCAAACACATGCTTGAGCGGGCAGAAGCAGGAGATGTCGATATCGCCATCATAGCAGGGCCCATCGAGTCGAACGTGCTGTATGTGGAGCCTTTTCTTAAAGACGAGATCGTTCTCGCGATGGGCAAAAACCATCCGTTGGTTGGTGAAGACGACATTTTATTTGATTCACTAAGTCAATACCCGATTTTAGTGAGAAGTGAAGGATCTCATAGCAGAAAGACCATTTTGCAGCATTTTGCGAGAATCGGTTGGGATACGATTTCAACCGTTGAATTTGACACGACAGAGGCGATCAAACAAGCAATCATTGCGGGCCCTGCCATCGGTTTTTTGTCGAAGTTTTCCATTCATCATGAAGTGCAGTGCGGATTGATGAGCATGTATGATCACGAGCCATATGCCATCCATCGGAACTTTTATATTGTTTCACATAAAGGAAAGCATCCGTCGCCGGCCATGCTCGCTTTCAAGACTTTTCTGCGCAAACATGGCATCTTTTACGTTTAA
- the selD gene encoding selenide, water dikinase SelD, giving the protein MEALPPIHLTSFSPGAGUACKVGPTDLAHVLRSLPIAMSPDILLGRGDDASVVRISDDCAVVQTIDFISPVVNDPYEFGRIAAANALSDIYAMGATPSFALNIVGFPIHSLPIGYLEEILRGGTDMMNQVGVPIVGGHTYDDHAPKYGLTVTGFVHPDRYVKRGSAQPEDALILTKPLGVGIITTAIDKGLASFENERKAIEIMTTLNDKAAKAMMSVGVHACTDVTGFGLLGHLYEMVKDGELCADIHLSQVPVLPEAWKLICEDTLSIGTKNNRQMLSEKVFWDSAVNENERWILCDAQTSGGLLIAVPEKKKTELLDAFGKAGCSAAEIGKIRQRLHEERPLSVKK; this is encoded by the coding sequence ATGGAGGCGCTACCTCCCATACATTTGACATCCTTTTCTCCGGGAGCCGGCTGAGCGTGTAAAGTCGGTCCGACCGACTTGGCGCACGTGCTGCGCTCGTTGCCGATAGCGATGTCTCCTGATATATTGCTTGGCCGTGGGGATGATGCAAGTGTTGTTCGCATCTCGGATGACTGTGCAGTCGTTCAGACCATTGATTTCATCAGCCCCGTTGTCAACGATCCGTACGAATTCGGACGCATTGCAGCGGCAAATGCACTTAGCGACATTTATGCAATGGGCGCGACCCCGTCCTTTGCATTGAATATCGTCGGTTTCCCCATTCATTCGTTGCCGATTGGATATCTGGAAGAGATTCTGCGCGGTGGAACTGACATGATGAATCAAGTTGGCGTACCGATTGTTGGCGGACATACGTATGACGACCATGCGCCAAAGTATGGATTGACCGTGACGGGATTTGTGCACCCGGATCGCTATGTAAAAAGAGGATCCGCCCAACCGGAAGATGCCTTGATTTTGACCAAGCCGCTGGGCGTTGGCATCATTACAACAGCCATTGACAAAGGATTGGCTTCCTTCGAAAATGAACGCAAGGCGATAGAAATCATGACGACGCTCAATGACAAAGCTGCGAAAGCAATGATGTCTGTCGGAGTCCATGCGTGTACGGATGTGACCGGATTTGGACTTTTGGGACATCTCTATGAAATGGTCAAGGACGGTGAACTGTGTGCGGACATTCACCTCTCACAAGTACCTGTGCTGCCGGAAGCATGGAAACTGATTTGCGAAGATACGCTGTCTATAGGAACAAAAAATAACAGGCAAATGTTGAGTGAGAAGGTGTTTTGGGATTCGGCTGTCAACGAGAATGAACGGTGGATCTTGTGTGATGCCCAGACTTCCGGCGGCTTGCTTATTGCGGTCCCGGAAAAAAAGAAAACGGAATTGCTGGATGCATTCGGCAAGGCCGGGTGTTCTGCGGCAGAAATCGGCAAGATCCGCCAGCGTTTGCATGAGGAACGTCCACTTTCCGTAAAAAAGTAA
- a CDS encoding MFS transporter, giving the protein MKDHRLVLGLRPNLAQFILLAVNNVFVGTMVGLERTVLPILGKHTFHLTSVSLLLSFIVSFGIVKGFLNLIAGKLADRWGRKPVLLAGWLLGLPVPLLVIFAPDWSWIIFANILLGANQGFAWSMTVTGKIDIVGPTRRGLALGINEFSGYIGVALTSAATGYLASAYGPRPVPFLFGEGIAVIGLLMAWLMIRETLPYTRLEIAKGSYDLSKETLSLGQIFAKVSFQDRTLFACSQAGMINKFSDSAVWGLVPVIMAAEHFTVAQIGMISSVYAMTWGVFQLFTGMWSDHVGRKIPIALGQLINGIGVALVLWAHAYGMWFLSALLMGAGTALIYPVLLSAVGDKSHPAWRGSALGVYRMWRDGGYAIGGLLLGFGADFLGIHAIFAVLAAIVILSSLLVIVFMKETLGQH; this is encoded by the coding sequence GTGAAAGATCATCGATTGGTTCTTGGGCTACGACCGAATCTGGCCCAATTTATACTGCTTGCTGTCAATAATGTATTTGTCGGTACCATGGTAGGATTGGAGCGAACCGTGCTGCCGATTCTCGGAAAGCATACATTCCATTTGACATCCGTCTCTTTGTTGCTTTCTTTCATCGTATCTTTCGGCATAGTGAAAGGGTTTCTCAATTTGATCGCCGGCAAACTGGCGGATCGCTGGGGCAGAAAGCCCGTTCTGCTGGCGGGATGGTTGTTGGGATTGCCGGTCCCGCTCCTTGTCATATTTGCCCCCGACTGGTCCTGGATCATCTTTGCAAACATACTGCTTGGCGCCAATCAAGGGTTTGCATGGTCGATGACCGTTACCGGCAAAATTGACATCGTAGGACCGACACGGCGTGGCCTGGCGCTTGGAATCAACGAGTTTTCCGGCTATATTGGCGTAGCTTTGACAAGTGCGGCAACCGGATATCTGGCAAGCGCATATGGCCCCCGGCCAGTGCCATTCCTATTTGGCGAAGGGATTGCCGTCATCGGTTTGCTCATGGCCTGGCTCATGATTCGGGAGACGCTGCCGTATACCCGACTTGAAATTGCCAAAGGAAGCTACGATCTTTCGAAAGAAACACTGTCCCTTGGCCAGATCTTTGCGAAAGTCAGTTTTCAGGATCGAACCCTGTTCGCCTGCAGCCAAGCAGGTATGATCAACAAGTTTAGCGATTCGGCGGTGTGGGGGCTCGTCCCTGTAATAATGGCAGCCGAACATTTTACTGTTGCGCAAATCGGAATGATCAGCAGCGTCTATGCCATGACATGGGGAGTGTTCCAGCTCTTCACCGGCATGTGGAGTGATCACGTCGGCCGCAAGATACCGATCGCGCTTGGACAGCTTATAAATGGTATCGGTGTGGCTCTCGTGCTGTGGGCACATGCATACGGCATGTGGTTTCTCAGCGCGCTTCTAATGGGTGCGGGCACAGCATTGATCTATCCGGTTTTGCTGTCGGCGGTCGGTGACAAGTCGCATCCGGCGTGGCGCGGCTCCGCACTGGGCGTGTATCGAATGTGGCGGGATGGCGGGTATGCAATCGGCGGGCTGTTATTAGGGTTTGGAGCGGATTTTCTCGGCATTCATGCGATTTTTGCAGTTTTGGCTGCCATCGTAATCCTGTCGAGCTTATTGGTAATCGTGTTCATGAAGGAAACGTTGGGACAACACTAA
- a CDS encoding DsrE/DsrF/TusD sulfur relay family protein codes for MNMLFILNDPPYGSERSYNGLRHATSIAKTEGADVRIFLMADAVSCAKRGQKTPDGYYNLEKMLTVVGRRCSSIGACGSCLDARGVKPEDLHESVHRSSMEELTEWTLWADKVIVY; via the coding sequence ATGAACATGCTGTTTATTTTAAATGATCCTCCTTATGGATCGGAACGCTCTTACAACGGTCTTCGCCACGCAACCTCTATCGCAAAAACAGAAGGGGCAGACGTGCGGATCTTTTTGATGGCGGATGCGGTTAGTTGTGCAAAGAGAGGACAAAAAACTCCAGATGGCTATTACAACCTGGAGAAAATGTTGACAGTTGTCGGCCGCCGCTGTTCTTCCATTGGCGCCTGCGGTTCCTGCTTGGATGCACGCGGAGTCAAGCCTGAGGATTTGCATGAATCTGTACACAGGTCTTCTATGGAGGAACTCACCGAATGGACCTTGTGGGCGGATAAGGTCATTGTCTATTAG
- a CDS encoding NAD(P)/FAD-dependent oxidoreductase: MRRSIVILGGGVGGVITANLLRKKLSDEYEITLIDRETNHVFAPSLLWLMTGDRNAEKISRPLSRLKRKGIEFIQGEIEQIDAQNRTVIVNGENISSDYLIISLGAVLTPEEISGLETGFSFYDLKETERLKQKLWEFQKGRVVVVTASPVYKCPAAPYEAAMLIHAFFQKRGIRPQVTMSFYAAEPAPLAVAGTNVSEGVQQMLRERDISYYPQHQITKVDPDKRELYFANGVHDSYDLLVYVAPHKPPRVVQESGLVGKSGWVTVDRHTLETKIPGVYAIGDVTGIPLELGKPLPKAGVFAHGQAKVIANNIAHKITGEGQQIEFNGHGECFIEIGNNKAGFARGNFYASPAPTVKVHQPGIRWHLGKIAFEKSWFRTWF; the protein is encoded by the coding sequence ATGAGACGTTCTATCGTTATTCTAGGTGGCGGTGTCGGCGGGGTCATCACCGCAAACCTCTTGAGAAAAAAACTTTCTGACGAATATGAAATCACCCTGATTGACCGGGAGACGAATCACGTTTTCGCACCGTCTTTATTGTGGTTGATGACAGGAGACCGAAATGCCGAGAAGATTTCTCGCCCTTTAAGTCGCCTGAAAAGAAAAGGAATCGAATTCATTCAAGGTGAAATCGAGCAGATCGATGCTCAGAATCGCACAGTCATCGTAAATGGAGAAAACATTTCAAGCGATTATCTAATCATCTCGTTGGGAGCTGTTTTGACGCCGGAGGAGATCTCCGGACTGGAAACCGGATTCAGCTTTTATGACCTGAAGGAGACTGAACGCCTAAAACAAAAGCTTTGGGAATTTCAAAAAGGACGTGTCGTCGTGGTGACGGCTTCCCCCGTTTACAAATGTCCGGCGGCCCCTTACGAAGCAGCGATGCTCATCCACGCTTTCTTTCAGAAACGAGGCATTCGTCCGCAAGTCACAATGAGCTTCTACGCTGCTGAACCGGCACCGCTTGCCGTAGCAGGAACCAATGTGTCTGAAGGAGTTCAGCAAATGCTGCGGGAACGGGACATTTCGTATTATCCGCAACACCAGATTACAAAAGTGGACCCGGATAAGCGGGAACTATATTTTGCAAACGGGGTTCATGATTCTTATGACTTGCTGGTCTACGTCGCTCCACACAAACCGCCACGAGTCGTACAGGAATCCGGTTTGGTCGGTAAAAGCGGTTGGGTTACGGTTGACCGGCATACGCTCGAAACGAAAATTCCTGGTGTCTATGCCATCGGCGATGTCACCGGCATTCCTCTCGAACTGGGCAAACCTCTCCCAAAAGCAGGAGTTTTTGCCCATGGACAAGCAAAAGTGATTGCAAATAATATCGCCCACAAGATAACAGGCGAAGGCCAACAAATCGAGTTTAACGGCCATGGCGAATGTTTTATCGAAATTGGCAACAACAAAGCAGGGTTCGCTCGCGGCAATTTTTATGCAAGCCCGGCGCCAACAGTTAAGGTTCATCAACCAGGCATACGATGGCATCTTGGAAAGATCGCATTTGAAAAGAGCTGGTTTCGAACATGGTTCTAA
- a CDS encoding DsrE/DsrF/TusD sulfur relay family protein, producing MKIGIILETKEPEKAWNAFRFANTCVSKAHEVQVFLMGEAVECEQIQHETYNVPEQMNKFLEADGVLYACGTCIKSRQLEDKTACPISTMNDAIKLVEWADKVVTF from the coding sequence TTGAAAATCGGCATTATTCTTGAAACGAAAGAACCCGAAAAAGCATGGAATGCATTTCGTTTCGCCAATACTTGTGTTTCAAAGGCACATGAAGTACAAGTTTTCTTGATGGGCGAAGCTGTCGAATGTGAACAGATTCAACATGAAACCTATAACGTTCCTGAACAAATGAACAAGTTCCTGGAAGCTGACGGCGTTCTGTATGCTTGTGGAACATGCATCAAATCCCGGCAACTGGAAGACAAGACAGCCTGTCCGATCTCGACCATGAATGATGCGATCAAATTGGTCGAATGGGCTGATAAAGTTGTGACATTCTAA
- a CDS encoding ArsR/SmtB family transcription factor: MAFDKHDLPKQQDCNDTCDIFMYDPEKVQRRQTEMNRTDRIVPLFKALADETRLRIVYALSKENELCVCDVATIIDSSNATASHHLRLLKNMGLAKYRREGKMVFYSLQSPHIRHLIQEALHLQENTDDCGHCEWDEE; encoded by the coding sequence ATGGCTTTCGATAAACATGATCTTCCAAAACAGCAAGACTGTAACGATACGTGCGATATCTTCATGTATGATCCGGAAAAAGTCCAACGCCGCCAAACCGAAATGAATCGAACAGATCGGATCGTTCCCTTATTCAAGGCCTTGGCGGATGAAACTCGGTTGCGCATCGTATACGCACTAAGCAAAGAAAACGAACTTTGTGTATGTGATGTGGCTACGATTATCGACTCGTCGAACGCTACCGCTTCCCATCATCTGCGTCTGCTAAAAAATATGGGACTGGCCAAATATCGGCGGGAAGGAAAAATGGTGTTTTACAGCTTGCAAAGCCCGCACATCCGGCATTTGATTCAGGAAGCTCTCCATCTGCAGGAAAATACGGATGATTGTGGACATTGCGAATGGGATGAGGAGTAG